CTCGCTTGCTTCCGTCAGATCACAACGCAACGAAACCTAGCAAGGGGCACTGACATTCGGTACGCCGCTGACCGGACCCGAGTCCGGGTTTTGTACCAAATTGTGCATGATGCACTGCATATGTATCGTACATACGTGACTGTTGCTGTCGACGCGTCTTCGACCGTCTCCGGTTCCGACGACCGGCGTCGTCCCACGCCGGCTCTTCTCATTGCGACGCTCGGCATGGTCGGTGTCGTGGTCTCGCTCATGCAGACGCTGGTCATTCCGATCATTCCGTCGTTGCCCACGCTGCTGAGCACTTCGGCGTCCAATGCGTCTTGGGTCGTGACGGCCACGCTGCTGGCTGGTGCGGTGTCGACTCCGATCAGCGGCCGTCTCGGCGACATGTTCGGCAAGCGCCGGATTCTGTTCGCGAATCTGGTGTTGTTGATCGTCGGTTCGGTGGTCTGTGCGTCGTTCTCCGAGCTGGTGCCCGAGATCATCGGTCGCTCGCTACAGGGCGCGGCGGTCGGGGCGATCCCGTTGGGGATCAGCATCATGCGCGACGAGCTGCCTGCTGAGCGTGTGGGTTCGGCGATGGCGATCATGAGCGCGACGCTCGGCGTCGGCGGTGCGATCGGTCTGCCGGTCGCGGCGGCGATCGCGCAGAACGCGGACTGGCACGTGCTGTTCTGGACCTCGGCCGGTCTCGGTGTCGTCTGCGCCGCATTGGTTTTCGTGTTCGTCCCGGAATCGCCGGTGCGCACGCCCGCGCGGTTCGACTTCGGTGGCGCGGTCGGCCTGTCGGTGGCGCTGCTCGCATTGCTCATCGCGATCACCAAGGGCGCGGACTGGGGCTGGGCCAGCGCGCGGATCCTGATCCTGTTCGCGGTGTCGGTGGTGGTGTTCCTCGGCTGGGGCGCTTACGAACTGCGGCAACGCTCGCCGCTGGTGGACCTGCGGGTCTCGGCACGGCCGAGGGTGCTGTTCACCAACCTGGCCTCGATAGCCGTCGGGTTCTCGCTCTACGGCATGTCGCTGACCTTCCCGCAGCTGCTGATGGCGCCGGAGAAGACCGGGTACGGCTTCGGGCTGTCCATGGTCAGCGCCGGATTGGCACTCGCACCAACAGGTTTCGTGATGATGCTGCTCTCGCCGGTGTCGGCGCGACTGTCGGCGAGCCGAGGCCCGAAGACAACCCTCGCGCTCGGCTCCACGGTGATCGCCATCGGCTACCTGTGCGCGGTGGTGCTGATGAACAGCGTCTGGGAAATCATGCTCGCGGCGATGATCGTGGCAGGTGGCGTCGGTCTGGCATATGCGGCGATGCCGGCGCTGATCATGGACGCGGTACCGATCACAGAGACCGCTGCGGCCAATGGTTTGAACTCACTGATGCGCTCGATCGGCACCTCGACCTCATCGGCGGTGATGAGTGTGGTGCTCGCACACATGACGATATCGCTGGGCGGACACGTGTTGCCGTCCCGCGACGGGTTCCACACCACGTTCCTCATCGCGATGACAGCGGCATTGACCGCGATCGGTCTGACGACGCTGATCCCGATGGGGAAGGCGAAAACGCAGGTCCTGCCCGAGCCCGAGCCAGAGCTCGAGCTCGAGCTCGAGCTCGAGCGGGTGCCAGTCCTCGCTGTAGCGGGTGGGCGGCACGCGTCGGTTGAGCAGAATGGTCATGGTGGGTATCGGGTCGGTGTTGTGTCGGAGTCTGTGTTGCCGGTGGCGGAGTTGTCGGGGACCGATTTCGGTGGTGGGTCGTTGGGTGGTCGTATTCAGCGTGAGGACGGCTGTCCGGTCCCGAGTGCGGTGTTGACGTTGATCGATCAGCGTGGTCATCAGGTCGCGCGGGCAGCCGGGGCTGTCGATGGTGGTTACGTGATCAGCGCACCCGAGGTGGGGAGTTATGTGTTGATCGTGTCGGCGACAGGGCATCAGCCCGCGGCGGTCAACGTGGCCCTCGGCCAGCGGCCGCAGCAGTTGGACCTGACCCTGGCGGGTTCTGGTGAGTTGTCGGGTGTGGTTCGCACGGCCGGTCACGGTGAGCCGTTGGCTGGTGCGACCATCACGTTGACCGACCTGCGTGGTGAGGTCGTCGGAGCGGCTGTCTCGGGT
The DNA window shown above is from Nocardia sp. NBC_01730 and carries:
- a CDS encoding MSCRAMM family protein, producing MGKAKTQVLPEPEPELELELELERVPVLAVAGGRHASVEQNGHGGYRVGVVSESVLPVAELSGTDFGGGSLGGRIQREDGCPVPSAVLTLIDQRGHQVARAAGAVDGGYVISAPEVGSYVLIVSATGHQPAAVNVALGQRPQQLDLTLAGSGELSGVVRTAGHGEPLAGATITLTDLRGEVVGAAVSGRDGAYVCHDVVSGTYTLVAVVAHMRPAATTLTVPDTGVLRHDIELAAMGVVAGSAWAEGGRAVADIQITVLDAAGELTATARTDDNGRYVVADLPEGQYTIVARGYPPVTSQVTVSGGEVGHDVRLGYGLGDRT